Proteins from a genomic interval of Undibacterium parvum:
- a CDS encoding uracil-DNA glycosylase family protein: protein MSTAKAAKQFPALIQHALTRVHPSWLPALVQGLNAMQETSPGYLDSLQEGAFLPDSGRLFAAFALPLTSVNYVLVGEGPYPRAESATGVCFMDGAVRELWSQDAQAGLSKKVNRATSLRNFIKMLLVADARLDAGNTTVVAMAAVAAAARLPGSDLIQDLTELQDNLGKQGFLLLNASLVFRPEVAPAKDALAWRVFLQAVFAALDQRQKNEQGKKILLVLWGKIAEQIKHIPASAELASICSEHPYNLSFISNQVMQDFFAPMHLLIRQPSIDNN, encoded by the coding sequence TGAGCACTGCCAAAGCTGCTAAACAATTTCCTGCCTTGATCCAGCACGCCCTAACACGAGTACATCCATCCTGGTTGCCGGCTTTAGTCCAGGGCTTAAATGCGATGCAAGAGACTAGCCCCGGGTATCTCGATAGCTTGCAAGAGGGCGCTTTTTTGCCCGACTCGGGGCGCCTGTTTGCCGCCTTCGCTTTGCCTCTCACGAGCGTCAATTATGTCTTGGTCGGCGAGGGGCCGTATCCACGCGCTGAGAGTGCTACTGGCGTTTGTTTTATGGACGGTGCCGTGCGCGAACTCTGGTCTCAGGATGCGCAAGCGGGCCTCTCAAAAAAAGTCAATCGCGCTACTTCCTTGAGAAATTTCATCAAAATGTTATTGGTCGCCGATGCCCGTCTCGATGCCGGCAATACCACCGTAGTCGCGATGGCAGCGGTGGCTGCTGCGGCGCGCTTGCCGGGCTCCGATCTCATCCAAGACCTGACAGAGTTGCAGGATAATTTAGGCAAGCAAGGATTTTTATTACTCAATGCCAGTTTAGTCTTTAGACCTGAGGTGGCACCAGCCAAAGATGCACTGGCCTGGCGGGTATTTTTGCAAGCCGTGTTTGCTGCTTTAGATCAGCGGCAAAAAAATGAGCAAGGCAAAAAAATACTGCTGGTGTTGTGGGGGAAGATTGCCGAGCAGATTAAGCACATTCCAGCCAGTGCCGAATTGGCCAGTATCTGTTCCGAGCATCCGTATAATTTAAGCTTCATCAGCAACCAAGTCATGCAGGATTTTTTTGCGCCCATGCATTTGCTGATACGCCAGCCATCCATAGACAACAACTGA
- the hpnD gene encoding presqualene diphosphate synthase HpnD, translating to MSPDEYCQQKAAQSGSSFYYSFLFLPVERRRAITALYAFCREVDDVVDDSIDDAVARSKLSWWRKEIKAMLADQPTHPVTKALLPHMSAYALDGAHLLAIIDGMEMDLNQNRYLDFIALQKYCWHVAGVVGILSASIFGIKNARTKEFAEKLGLALQMTNIIRDVGEDARKGRIYLPVNELQQFNVPANDILNQRHSKEFEALMQFQYARAQSLYDEALLALPPEDRKAQRTGLIMAAIYRALLVEIEHDGFHVLNQRISLTPLRKLWLAWKTYVRG from the coding sequence ATGTCACCAGACGAATATTGCCAACAAAAAGCTGCCCAGAGCGGCTCCAGTTTTTATTACAGTTTTTTATTCTTGCCTGTTGAAAGACGGCGCGCCATCACTGCCCTGTATGCCTTCTGCAGAGAAGTCGATGATGTCGTCGACGATAGCATCGACGATGCGGTGGCGCGTAGCAAGCTTAGCTGGTGGCGCAAAGAAATCAAAGCCATGCTAGCCGATCAGCCCACCCATCCGGTAACCAAGGCGCTGTTGCCGCACATGAGCGCCTACGCGCTCGATGGTGCGCACCTGCTGGCAATCATCGACGGTATGGAAATGGATCTGAATCAAAACCGCTATCTCGACTTCATCGCCCTGCAGAAATATTGCTGGCATGTGGCGGGCGTGGTCGGGATACTTTCTGCGAGTATTTTCGGCATCAAAAATGCGCGCACTAAAGAATTTGCCGAGAAACTAGGTCTGGCATTGCAGATGACCAATATCATTCGCGATGTCGGCGAGGATGCACGTAAAGGCCGCATCTATCTGCCGGTCAATGAGCTGCAGCAATTTAATGTACCGGCCAATGACATCCTGAACCAGCGCCACAGCAAAGAATTTGAAGCACTGATGCAGTTTCAGTATGCGCGCGCCCAAAGCCTGTACGACGAGGCGCTACTCGCCTTGCCGCCAGAAGACCGCAAAGCCCAGCGCACCGGTCTGATCATGGCAGCCATCTACCGCGCCCTATTGGTCGAAATTGAGCACGATGGTTTTCACGTACTAAATCAACGCATTTCACTGACACCCCTGCGCAAGCTATGGCTGGCCTGGAAGACCTACGTTCGTGGCTAA
- the hpnE gene encoding hydroxysqualene dehydroxylase HpnE has protein sequence MAKQTQGKKIAVIGAGWAGCSAATRLSELGHQVTLIEAARTLGGRARRVELHDHALDNGQHILLGAYSATLALMKTLGIDRTSALLTLPLQMCYPGTESGMHFVAPKLPAPLHLLIALLKAKGLSRADKLSLARFSTTARWMDWQLHQDCSVSELLQRFDQTEKLCRLMWIPLCIAALNTPPERASAQIFLNVLRDSLGAKRATSDMLIPRLDLSRLLPEAAARQIQQNGGKVLLGNAVKSLTLNTDQRWQCEDSHSDPALAQNWDGIIVATDAEHAKRLLATIDNKELAAPSISTTFSYEPITTCYLQYQSSLQLPRAFYALEDQPERQHWGQFVFDRGQLHASQQGLLAVVVSASGAAIEHSHAELATAIAKQLAANFQRPDLATPLWHKVISEKRATYSCTPGLVRPENKTSISSLFIAGDYTAGDYPATLEAAVRSGQQAASQLHQQLQA, from the coding sequence GTGGCTAAGCAGACGCAAGGCAAAAAGATCGCCGTGATCGGTGCCGGTTGGGCCGGTTGCAGCGCCGCCACGCGCCTCAGCGAACTCGGTCATCAGGTGACCCTGATAGAAGCGGCACGCACTCTGGGCGGGCGCGCCAGGCGCGTAGAGCTGCACGATCACGCGCTGGATAACGGCCAGCACATCTTACTCGGCGCCTACAGCGCGACGCTTGCGCTGATGAAGACGCTGGGCATAGACCGCACCAGCGCCTTACTAACACTGCCTTTGCAAATGTGCTACCCAGGCACAGAGAGCGGCATGCATTTTGTCGCACCCAAACTACCAGCACCGCTGCATTTGCTGATTGCCTTACTCAAAGCCAAGGGACTGAGCCGGGCAGATAAATTATCGCTGGCCAGATTCTCGACCACGGCGCGCTGGATGGACTGGCAACTCCATCAAGACTGCAGCGTCAGCGAACTATTGCAACGCTTCGATCAAACTGAAAAACTCTGCCGCCTGATGTGGATACCACTGTGCATCGCGGCCTTAAATACCCCGCCAGAACGGGCTTCGGCGCAAATATTTTTAAACGTTTTACGTGATAGCCTGGGCGCAAAACGCGCCACTTCCGACATGCTGATTCCACGCCTGGATTTATCGCGCTTGCTGCCAGAGGCTGCAGCCAGACAGATACAGCAAAACGGCGGTAAAGTCTTGCTAGGCAATGCCGTCAAAAGTTTGACGCTAAACACCGATCAGCGCTGGCAATGTGAGGACAGCCACAGCGATCCTGCATTGGCACAGAACTGGGATGGCATCATCGTCGCCACCGATGCCGAGCATGCAAAACGCTTGCTCGCCACTATCGACAATAAAGAGTTAGCAGCACCCAGCATCAGCACCACCTTCAGCTACGAGCCGATTACCACCTGCTATCTGCAATACCAGAGCAGCCTGCAATTGCCACGCGCCTTTTATGCCTTGGAAGACCAGCCAGAACGCCAGCACTGGGGCCAATTTGTATTCGACCGCGGCCAGCTACACGCAAGCCAGCAAGGCCTATTAGCAGTGGTAGTCAGTGCCTCGGGCGCCGCGATAGAACACAGCCACGCTGAGCTGGCCACCGCCATTGCCAAGCAACTGGCAGCCAATTTTCAACGCCCCGATTTGGCGACCCCGCTCTGGCATAAAGTCATCTCCGAAAAGCGCGCCACCTACTCCTGCACCCCTGGACTCGTCAGACCAGAGAATAAAACCAGTATCAGCAGCTTATTCATCGCGGGCGACTACACCGCCGGCGACTACCCCGCCACCTTAGAAGCCGCAGTACGCAGCGGCCAGCAAGCCGCCAGCCAATTGCATCAGCAATTGCAAGCGTAA
- the hpnC gene encoding squalene synthase HpnC, with product MSVEHYENFPVASLLMPAHLRPAVAGIYAFARTADDIADEGDASAPQRLLALEQYDNSLRNIGCGAYNDLPLFKNLAAIIEQHHLPLAPFHDLISAFKQDVVKTRYQNFDELLDYCSRSANPVGRIMLALYGTTDPESLRDSDAICAALQLINFWQDIAIDWEKQRVYVPREDLLRFGISEQQIADAKLDHAWTSLMRFQTERARNMLITGSPLCKRLPGRIGWELRLVVQGGLRILERLDQVDGDIFKKRPRLGKIDWLLLFVRALKM from the coding sequence ATGTCCGTAGAACATTACGAAAATTTCCCCGTAGCATCACTTTTAATGCCTGCTCATTTAAGACCGGCAGTTGCTGGAATTTACGCCTTCGCCAGAACTGCAGACGACATTGCCGATGAAGGGGACGCCAGCGCCCCACAACGTTTATTAGCACTTGAACAATATGACAATTCCCTGAGAAACATAGGGTGCGGAGCATATAACGACCTCCCGTTATTTAAAAATTTAGCTGCCATCATTGAGCAACATCATTTGCCATTAGCGCCATTTCACGACCTAATTTCGGCATTCAAGCAAGATGTGGTGAAAACCCGCTATCAAAATTTTGACGAGCTACTCGATTATTGCAGTCGCTCCGCCAACCCCGTGGGGCGCATCATGCTCGCCCTGTATGGCACTACCGACCCAGAAAGTTTGCGCGATTCAGACGCCATCTGTGCAGCCTTACAGCTAATTAATTTTTGGCAAGACATAGCCATCGATTGGGAAAAACAGCGGGTGTATGTGCCACGAGAAGACTTGTTGCGTTTTGGCATAAGCGAGCAACAAATCGCCGACGCCAAACTCGATCATGCCTGGACTAGCTTAATGCGCTTTCAAACAGAGCGAGCACGCAACATGCTCATCACAGGTAGCCCACTCTGCAAGCGCCTGCCAGGCCGCATAGGCTGGGAATTGCGTTTAGTGGTGCAAGGGGGATTACGCATCCTAGAGCGGCTCGATCAAGTCGACGGTGATATTTTCAAAAAACGGCCGCGATTAGGGAAAATAGATTGGCTATTGCTGTTCGTACGAGCGCTCAAAATGTGA
- a CDS encoding efflux RND transporter periplasmic adaptor subunit — protein sequence MLTSLTVWSHKRKPEPLYLQGLLRGSATLSLASLLLLVACSKPVEKTEDIRPVRAMKVAADNAEIAAEFSGEVRPRIESKLGFRVGGKIIARKVDLGSEVKRGQVLMQLDPQDLGLAQAQAKAGLSAAESSRDLARTELKRYQDLREKNFVGAAVLDAKDGTYKAAQANYEQALAAFKNQSNQAGYATLVADVDGVVTAVDAEAGQVVAAGVPVLRIAQAGEMDVVIGIPEDKVNTIRQIKDIRVRLWANPNEVILAKMRELSPIADPVTRTYTAKLALPADAKDVKLGMTAAVTFATKNPRAMIKLPMTALFQDKNMTSVWIVEGGAVKLVPVQLADSSGADILLASGVAIGQTVVTAGVNLLKPGQKVSVLGVEAVQTAATPSASNKLASGGAGAEVAK from the coding sequence GTGCTCACATCACTAACAGTCTGGTCTCATAAGCGCAAGCCAGAGCCGCTCTATCTTCAGGGCTTACTACGCGGCTCAGCCACTTTAAGTCTGGCTAGCTTGTTATTGCTGGTTGCTTGTTCCAAGCCAGTCGAAAAAACTGAGGATATTCGTCCAGTGAGAGCGATGAAGGTCGCCGCAGATAATGCCGAGATTGCAGCCGAGTTCTCCGGCGAGGTGCGCCCGCGCATAGAATCAAAACTTGGTTTTCGGGTAGGTGGGAAGATTATTGCGCGCAAAGTTGATCTGGGTAGTGAAGTGAAACGTGGCCAGGTGCTGATGCAGTTAGACCCTCAGGATCTCGGTTTGGCACAGGCGCAAGCCAAGGCTGGCTTGAGTGCGGCAGAAAGTAGTCGTGACTTGGCAAGAACGGAATTGAAGCGCTATCAAGATTTAAGAGAGAAAAATTTTGTCGGCGCAGCTGTGCTCGATGCGAAGGACGGTACTTATAAAGCGGCACAGGCAAATTACGAGCAGGCTTTAGCTGCTTTTAAGAATCAGTCTAATCAAGCCGGCTATGCCACTTTAGTGGCTGATGTGGATGGCGTCGTGACTGCGGTGGATGCCGAGGCTGGACAAGTCGTGGCGGCAGGTGTGCCCGTATTGCGCATCGCGCAGGCGGGTGAAATGGATGTCGTCATTGGCATCCCAGAAGATAAAGTGAACACGATTAGGCAAATTAAAGACATCCGGGTTCGGCTTTGGGCCAATCCAAATGAAGTGATTTTAGCGAAAATGCGTGAGCTGTCACCGATCGCAGATCCTGTGACGCGTACTTATACCGCCAAATTGGCTTTGCCTGCGGATGCTAAGGATGTCAAGTTGGGTATGACTGCAGCGGTGACGTTTGCAACTAAAAACCCCCGCGCAATGATTAAGTTACCAATGACAGCCTTGTTTCAGGATAAAAACATGACGTCGGTTTGGATCGTGGAAGGTGGTGCTGTGAAATTGGTGCCGGTTCAGTTGGCGGATTCCTCTGGCGCTGATATTTTATTGGCATCGGGCGTGGCGATAGGGCAAACCGTGGTTACCGCCGGTGTTAATTTGCTCAAGCCAGGGCAAAAGGTAAGCGTGTTGGGAGTTGAGGCTGTGCAAACAGCCGCGACACCTAGCGCATCAAATAAGCTTGCCAGTGGCGGTGCTGGCGCTGAGGTGGCTAAATGA
- a CDS encoding M24 family metallopeptidase yields MPTVQQIAEHRKAQNAAKSVLDRLPELITARDTEQSIATKAHEMLRELGYPDTWYYHCPALVLLGSRSCLSVSGKAYQASDEAVGLSNLITIDLSPTHEQYWGDCARSFPVEHGRVAVRPENIEFKNGMRFLEQLHQKMLRLVHPETSFGQLFEWSNVCIRESGFVNLDYRSNVGHSIAVRKEDRQFIEANNQVKLGDIPFFSFEPFVRLKGGNWGFKHEDVFFFNQAGMLEML; encoded by the coding sequence ATGCCGACCGTCCAGCAAATTGCCGAACATCGCAAAGCCCAGAATGCCGCCAAGTCTGTACTCGACAGACTGCCGGAGCTGATTACTGCGCGCGATACCGAGCAAAGCATAGCGACCAAGGCGCACGAGATGCTCAGAGAGTTGGGCTACCCCGATACCTGGTATTACCATTGTCCAGCGCTGGTACTACTCGGTTCGCGCAGTTGCCTTTCGGTATCAGGCAAAGCCTATCAAGCCAGCGACGAAGCAGTCGGCTTATCGAACTTAATCACCATCGATCTTAGCCCTACACATGAACAATATTGGGGAGATTGCGCCCGCTCGTTTCCGGTTGAACATGGCAGAGTTGCGGTGCGCCCCGAAAATATAGAATTTAAAAACGGTATGCGCTTCTTAGAGCAACTCCATCAAAAGATGTTGCGCCTAGTTCATCCAGAGACTAGTTTTGGGCAACTGTTTGAATGGAGCAATGTCTGCATACGTGAAAGTGGCTTCGTTAATCTCGACTACAGAAGTAATGTCGGACACAGCATAGCAGTGCGTAAAGAGGATCGCCAGTTTATCGAGGCAAACAACCAGGTTAAATTAGGCGATATCCCCTTCTTCAGCTTCGAGCCCTTTGTCAGACTCAAAGGCGGCAACTGGGGTTTTAAGCATGAAGATGTGTTTTTCTTCAATCAAGCTGGAATGCTGGAAATGCTCTAA
- a CDS encoding SEL1-like repeat protein has product MIEKYRNKAKFVAGLWLLSLPLLAVVVAFAKHGQRRSIVWAILCSTLMLLSACALYLRSKGRSTLWLLLLLLLPFSVFVPIVYWRLEDRSISGNEIKANADFAKGLEATKIGDFATAIQEWQALANRGYVDAQTGLAVIYANGHGVPQDYKEAVRLYRLAANQGNAFAQTSLGAMYENGHGVIEDYKEAARFFSLAANQGHAEAHKNLGVMYASGRGISMDANEAARQFSLAVAQGNSDAQAYLGAMYERGLGVAQDHGEAARLYRQAADKGNALAQDSLGRLYESGEGVVQDYKEAAALFRLAADQGDDNALTNLARMHFIGQGVDQSNEEALRLNRLAAELGNSFALYHLGLQYSMGRGVVHSDIVAYALWGMSIAGDPSEDSKAKDLRALIGKSMPTQDIEAAENLALELNKPNNLQVALDQFEKIR; this is encoded by the coding sequence GTGATCGAGAAATATCGAAATAAAGCTAAATTTGTCGCCGGGTTGTGGCTCTTGTCGTTACCACTCCTGGCTGTCGTAGTGGCATTTGCAAAGCACGGACAAAGAAGAAGCATTGTATGGGCTATCTTGTGTAGTACTTTGATGCTCTTGTCTGCATGCGCTCTTTACCTACGGTCGAAAGGGCGGTCAACTTTGTGGCTGCTTCTGCTTTTGCTGCTGCCGTTTTCTGTCTTCGTGCCAATCGTCTACTGGCGCCTTGAAGACCGAAGTATTTCAGGCAACGAAATCAAAGCAAATGCAGATTTTGCCAAAGGTCTGGAAGCAACCAAGATAGGCGACTTCGCCACAGCAATACAGGAGTGGCAAGCACTTGCAAATCGAGGTTATGTGGATGCGCAGACCGGCCTTGCTGTGATATATGCCAATGGGCATGGCGTACCTCAGGACTACAAAGAAGCAGTTCGGCTTTACCGCCTGGCCGCAAATCAAGGCAATGCCTTCGCGCAGACCAGCCTAGGTGCAATGTACGAAAATGGCCATGGAGTTATAGAAGACTATAAGGAGGCCGCTCGATTCTTCAGTCTCGCCGCCAACCAAGGCCATGCTGAAGCCCACAAAAACCTCGGTGTAATGTACGCAAGTGGCAGAGGTATATCTATGGATGCCAACGAAGCTGCCCGCCAATTCAGCTTGGCCGTAGCTCAAGGCAATAGCGACGCCCAAGCCTACCTCGGTGCCATGTATGAGCGAGGCTTAGGTGTAGCGCAGGATCACGGGGAAGCAGCTCGTCTTTACCGTCAGGCAGCAGACAAGGGCAATGCGCTAGCTCAGGATAGTCTTGGGCGGTTGTATGAAAGTGGCGAAGGCGTAGTACAAGACTACAAAGAGGCTGCTGCACTGTTCCGTCTTGCCGCCGATCAAGGTGATGACAATGCCCTGACTAACCTTGCAAGGATGCACTTCATCGGCCAAGGCGTAGACCAAAGCAATGAGGAAGCACTTCGCCTAAACCGATTGGCAGCTGAACTAGGCAATTCATTCGCCCTTTACCACCTTGGATTGCAATACTCCATGGGACGAGGAGTAGTACATAGCGATATTGTTGCCTACGCTCTATGGGGTATGTCAATTGCCGGGGATCCGTCCGAGGATAGCAAAGCCAAAGACCTTCGCGCCCTTATTGGGAAGTCCATGCCGACGCAAGACATAGAGGCCGCCGAGAACCTTGCTCTCGAACTGAACAAACCGAATAATTTGCAAGTAGCGCTGGATCAGTTCGAAAAAATTAGGTGA